Genomic window (Leptospira kirschneri serovar Cynopteri str. 3522 CT):
GGGATAACTTTTACGGATCGATTCTAAATGAAGACTACGAATCAAGTATTCGCATTTTTCTAAATATTCTTTCGGACTGAATTTACCTACAAGCAAAGCGGGAAGAAGGATATTTTCTTCCACGTCTAGATGGGGAAGAAGTTCGGAAAATTGGAAGATAAGTCCTATGTTTTTTGCTCTGAAGTTTCCAAGTTCGCCGTTACTCATATCGCTTACTTTAGTAGTATCAAAGTAAACTTCTCCGGAAGTGCTCGAAAGCATTCCAGTAATCATAGAAAGAAGTGTGGTTTTCCCGGAACCGGAAGGACCTACGATGGCAACGTAGTCGGACTGATTCATATCGAAGGAAACTCCGTTAACCGCCTTCGATTTTCCATACTCTCGAGAGAGGTTGTTGATGCGAAGAATCATTTTCCCCTCCGAATCGATCGATAAGGATCTAAAAATGTCAGAATCAAAGAAAGAATCGATCCAATTCCGGAAATGAGAAAAATACAGATGAAAAAGGCTTTTCCATAATCGAATAAACTAGAACCTTCTGCCACCCAAGGTGGAAAAAATATGGTGGTAAGAATACCTAGAAAAAATCCGGTTCCATGTAAGATCCAAAGTTCCGACACTAAAAGCCGAACCGTTCCAATTCGATTTCCTCCGACTGCCATCATAATTCCTGCATCGGAGGTTCTGAGAAGGGTTCTTGTAATCGCCATAAAGACTAATCCGGAAGAACTGAGTAATAAAACCAACTGAGGATAATTCCGGAAGAGTTCGATACTAGAAGAGTTGGAAGGGGTTCTGTCCATTCTGAGTAGAAAGATCCCGAAAATTAGAAAAAAACAAAATAGGGAAGAAAATCCAATATG
Coding sequences:
- a CDS encoding ABC transporter ATP-binding protein: MILRINNLSREYGKSKAVNGVSFDMNQSDYVAIVGPSGSGKTTLLSMITGMLSSTSGEVYFDTTKVSDMSNGELGNFRAKNIGLIFQFSELLPHLDVEENILLPALLVGKFSPKEYLEKCEYLIRSLHLESIRKSYPSKLSGGQIQMTAIARSLINEPELLLADEPSGDLDPENSELVRDLLYDFNSRGLTILLVTHDMNLAFDAKTIYEMREGEFTRVVK